Below is a genomic region from Billgrantia tianxiuensis.
ACCTTCATCGTGGCGGCACGGCCAGTCTCATTCGCATCACCCCCGAGGAGCGTTCAACGGCAATTCGCGCCGCCAAGGCCATGGGCCTGAGGGTGGCCGGGGTTGACCTGCTGCGCGCCCATCACGGTCCGGTGATCATGGAAGTCAACTCCTCACCGGGGCTGCAGGGCATCGAGACCGCTACCGGCAAGGATATCGCTGGCATGATCATCGAACACATCGAAAAGAATGCCGTGGCTCCACGCAAGGCACCACCCAAGCCCAAAGGGTAATTGCGAGAAAAGCGCCATAATTTGTAGAAAGAGCACTTATTTTGCTCGCGGGGGTAGAAAAACACTGTTTCCCCGGCCACAATCTGCGTCACCGGAGGAGGTGACCGCTCATGTTTCTCGACAATCGCCAAGTGGCGATGGACAGCGTTTTGGAAGCGTTGGCCGACAGCATCGATTATTTCCAGGACAACCTCGAGCGCCTGCGCCCTTCCCTGCGCGAAACGCTCAAGCCTCACTATGAGGGGCGCGCCAAGACGCTGCAAAAGCTACAGGAACTGGCCCGGCGTCACCTCAAGCTGCTCCCACGCGATGCCGATGTCGAACGCGACGACTACATGTGGCTGTGGAGTCGTCTGAAAAGCTTCGTCGGCAACGAGAGCCAAGTGGTCATCGGAGAGCTACTCGAACAAGAGCGTGTATTGATGCAGGCCTTGGCCACCCTCTACACGCATCCCCTACCCAACCCGCTCGAGCCAGTCGTGGAACAATGCTGGAAGGACTGCCGGGAACTGATTCGCGAGCTCTACCGTCAGCAGAAGCCGCGCCGCCGCTGAACCCGCCAGGCGGTCACGGCAACTCCTCCGCCTCCGGCTCCAGGTCAAGCAACTGACGCCAGGCTGGCGGAGCGATCTGTAGCGGCTCGAGCGGCCCCAGGAAATACGGCTCGCGCCCCCATACGTAGAGATCACCCACGGTGGCCGCTCGCGCCATCCACTCCCGCGCCTGCAGACGCCACAGGCCCGCCACCGGACGCGACGGCGCACTGCAGCCATACGCCTCGAGACCAAGCGCATCGGCAATGAACAGTGCGCGCGGCAAATGCCACGACTGCGTGACCAGCAGAACCCGATCGACGCCAAACACGTCCCGCGCCCGCGCCAGGGTATCGAAGGTACTGAAACCGGCGTAGTCGAGGGTCATATCCTCATCACGCACGTACTGGGCGCGCAAGTCGCGCCACATGGTGATGGGTTCGTTGTACTGACGGGTACGATTATCACCGGAAAGCAGCAGGTGCTCGACCCGGCTCAACCGCATCAGGCGGGATGCTGCGTTGATGCGCGCATCGAAATGCGGATTGCGCACACCGCTGCGGGTCCAGTGGGAAGTCCCGAAGACGATGCCCACCCGCTCGGGACCGCACAACGGCAGCTCGTGTTCGATACGGCCATGCGTCTGCGCCAGCACCCACAGGTTGGCGCCCACGAACAGCAGCACGGCCAGCAGCAACAGTGCGCCGAGCGACATCAGAAGAAGCTTGAAGGTTTTCCACAGCAGCGCCTGCATTCACCCTCACTGCACAGCAAGAAGCGAAGCCTGTGCGCGGCACATGACTTCACCTAGGGGCTAGAACATGCCGAGTTCCAGCTTCGCCTCGTCGCTCATCATCTCACGGCTCCAGGGCGGATCGAAGACGATTTCCGTATGCACCCGGCTGATTTGCGGGGCGCCGAGGATCTTGTTGCGCGCATCGGCGGCAATCACGTCGCCCATGCCGCAGCCGGGCGCGGTCAGGGTCATGCGAATGGTGACGATACGCTCGCCGCTGATCAGCCGCTCGATACGGCAGCCGTAGACCAGCCCCAGGTCGACGATGTTGACCGGAATCTCGGGGTCGAAGCAGGTGCGCAACTGATCCCAGACGAACTGCTCGATCTCCTCGTCCGTGGCATCCTCGGGCAGGGTCGGTCGCGGCAGCGGCTCGAGCCCCAGGGCATCGAGATTGCTACCCTCGATCAGGTAAAGACGTCCCTCGTAGCCGATGCTGACCGAGCTGCCCTTGGCCTGCATCACGCTGACCACGCTATCCTCGGTCAGGGTCACGGTCTTGCCGAAGGGGATCGAGATGGCGTCCACGTCACGCTGCAGCGGCAGCGTCTGGCCCTTCTGCAGGCTGGCGATCTGTTCGATGGTCGACATGGCTCAGCGCACCATGCCAATGACACGCTCGAGGGCGTCGACGAAGGCGTCGACCTCTTCCAGCGTGTTGTAGGCGGCAAACGACGCCCGGCAAGTCGCCGTCACACCGAAGTGCGCCAACAGTGGCTGGGCACAGTGGTTGCCCGTGCGAATGGCCACGCCGAGCTGATCGATCAACAGGGCGATATCCTGCGAATGCGCCCCGTCGACGACGAAGGAGAGCACACCAGCCTTGTCCGGTGCGGTCCCCAGTATGCGCAGCCCGTCAATGCGCGACACCGCCATCGTGGCGCGCTCCAGCAGCGTCGCCTCCCAAGCACCGATACGCTCGAGCCCCACGCCGCGGACCCAGTCCAGCGCCACGCCCAGGGCAATCACTTCGGCGATGGCCGGCGTACCCGCCTCGAACTTGTGGGGAATGTCGGCGAAGGTGGTGGGCACGTCGAAGGAGACGCTCTTGATCATCTCACCGCCGCCCTGCCATGGCGGCATGGCCTCGAGCAACTCGGCCCTGGCGTAGAGCGCACCTGCCCCTGTGGGACCATAGACCTTGTGGCCGGAGAAGGCGTAGAAATCAGCCTCGATGGCACGCACGTCAACCCGCTGGTGCGGCACCGCCTGGGCACCGTCGACCAAGATCAGGGCACCATGCTCGTGAGCGATGGTCGCCATTTCACGTACCGGATTGATGGTGCCGAAGGCGTTGGAGACGTGGTTGACCGCCACCAGCCGGGTGCGCTCGGTGAACAGCGCACGGTAGGCGTCGAGGTCGAGCACACCGCGCTCGTCCACCGGAATCACCCTGACCTTGATGCCGAGCTGGGCGGCCAGGAGCTGCCACGGCACGATGTTGGAGTGATGCTCGAGCAGCGAGACCAGCACCTCGTCGCCGGCCTTCAGGTTGGCACGGCCCCAACTGTTGGCCACTAGGTTGATCGCCTCGGTGGTGCCACGGGTGAAGACGATCTCGCGCCGGTCGGCGGCATTCAGGAAATTGCGCACCGTCTCGCGAGTCGCTTCATAAGCCGCCGTCGCCTCGTCGGCCAGGGTGTGCAGGCCACGATGAATATTGGCGTTGTAGCGGCAGAAGTAGTCGCGGAAGGTATCGATTACCGCCAATGGCGTCTGGCTGGTGGCAGCATTGTCGAAATAGATCAGCGGGCGGCCATGCACCTGCCGCTCGAGAATCGGGAACTGGGCGCGAATCCCGGCCACGTCGAAGGCCGGTGCGCTGAGCGGTCGCTCGGTGGCCAGGTGGTTCATCCGCGTTCTCCTCGAATCACTCGTCGTGCAGGGCCACGGCGGCTTCCACCAGCCCGGCCAGGTTGAAACGTTCCGGCAGCTTGCCGGCCACTGCCAGCTCCACCCGTTCGGAGATAGCGTCCAGATCGACCAGCTCCATCACCTCGCCGGCGAAGGCCAGGGTCAGCAGGCCACGCGCGGTTTGCTCGTCGATGCCGCGGGTACGCAGGGCATAGACTGCCTCTTCGTCGAGCTGGCCGGTGGTGGTGCCGTGGGAGCACTTG
It encodes:
- a CDS encoding SanA/YdcF family protein — its product is MQALLWKTFKLLLMSLGALLLLAVLLFVGANLWVLAQTHGRIEHELPLCGPERVGIVFGTSHWTRSGVRNPHFDARINAASRLMRLSRVEHLLLSGDNRTRQYNEPITMWRDLRAQYVRDEDMTLDYAGFSTFDTLARARDVFGVDRVLLVTQSWHLPRALFIADALGLEAYGCSAPSRPVAGLWRLQAREWMARAATVGDLYVWGREPYFLGPLEPLQIAPPAWRQLLDLEPEAEELP
- the sufT gene encoding putative Fe-S cluster assembly protein SufT codes for the protein MSTIEQIASLQKGQTLPLQRDVDAISIPFGKTVTLTEDSVVSVMQAKGSSVSIGYEGRLYLIEGSNLDALGLEPLPRPTLPEDATDEEIEQFVWDQLRTCFDPEIPVNIVDLGLVYGCRIERLISGERIVTIRMTLTAPGCGMGDVIAADARNKILGAPQISRVHTEIVFDPPWSREMMSDEAKLELGMF
- a CDS encoding aminotransferase class V-fold PLP-dependent enzyme — its product is MNHLATERPLSAPAFDVAGIRAQFPILERQVHGRPLIYFDNAATSQTPLAVIDTFRDYFCRYNANIHRGLHTLADEATAAYEATRETVRNFLNAADRREIVFTRGTTEAINLVANSWGRANLKAGDEVLVSLLEHHSNIVPWQLLAAQLGIKVRVIPVDERGVLDLDAYRALFTERTRLVAVNHVSNAFGTINPVREMATIAHEHGALILVDGAQAVPHQRVDVRAIEADFYAFSGHKVYGPTGAGALYARAELLEAMPPWQGGGEMIKSVSFDVPTTFADIPHKFEAGTPAIAEVIALGVALDWVRGVGLERIGAWEATLLERATMAVSRIDGLRILGTAPDKAGVLSFVVDGAHSQDIALLIDQLGVAIRTGNHCAQPLLAHFGVTATCRASFAAYNTLEEVDAFVDALERVIGMVR